Proteins encoded within one genomic window of Chloroflexota bacterium:
- a CDS encoding DegT/DnrJ/EryC1/StrS family aminotransferase: MTEYIPLVDLKAQYRTLKPAIDEAISRVVESTGFILGPEVDAFETAFAGFCHAKHAIGVGSGTAALELVLRAYNIGPGDEVITTPFTFIATAEAISATGATPVFADIDPFTYNLDPEAVEAGVSQRTRAIIPVHLYGQPAEMDTLMEIAGRHGLKVIEDAAQAHGATFRNRRVGNLGNPACFSFYPGKNLGCYGDGGAVVTNDDALASAISKLRNHGRSSKYVHDELGFGHRLDALQAAILSAKLPHLEAANVARRQLAARYTELLAGSDLILPSVGEHARSAWHLYVVRTAGRDRIMDQLRQQGIGAGVHYPIPLHLQPAYGFLEIPAGRFPVAEAAANQVLSLPLYPEMRESQQDRVAETLISLIS, translated from the coding sequence TTGACCGAATACATTCCCCTGGTCGACCTGAAGGCACAATACAGGACCCTGAAGCCAGCCATTGACGAGGCAATCTCGCGCGTGGTTGAAAGCACCGGCTTCATCCTGGGGCCGGAGGTTGACGCGTTCGAGACGGCCTTCGCCGGTTTTTGCCATGCGAAACACGCCATCGGTGTGGGCTCAGGTACGGCGGCACTTGAATTGGTGCTGCGAGCCTACAACATCGGCCCCGGTGATGAGGTCATTACGACGCCATTTACCTTCATCGCCACCGCAGAGGCAATCTCGGCGACCGGTGCAACGCCCGTTTTCGCCGACATTGACCCCTTCACCTACAACCTGGACCCCGAGGCCGTTGAGGCAGGTGTCAGCCAGCGCACCCGTGCCATTATCCCGGTCCACCTCTACGGCCAACCGGCTGAGATGGACACACTGATGGAAATCGCCGGACGCCACGGGTTGAAAGTGATCGAAGATGCTGCCCAGGCCCATGGGGCCACCTTCCGGAATCGTCGGGTTGGCAACCTGGGCAACCCCGCCTGTTTCAGCTTTTACCCGGGAAAAAACCTGGGATGTTACGGCGATGGCGGCGCTGTCGTCACCAACGATGACGCGCTGGCATCTGCGATCAGCAAACTGCGCAACCACGGCCGTTCCAGTAAATATGTACATGACGAGTTAGGTTTTGGCCATCGCCTGGATGCCCTGCAGGCTGCGATTCTTTCTGCCAAGCTTCCCCATCTTGAAGCCGCCAATGTTGCCCGCCGCCAGCTTGCCGCCCGCTACACTGAACTACTGGCCGGCAGCGATCTTATCCTTCCCAGCGTTGGGGAGCACGCCAGGTCGGCCTGGCATCTGTACGTGGTGCGCACAGCCGGCCGTGATCGAATTATGGACCAACTCCGGCAACAGGGAATCGGTGCGGGCGTTCATTACCCGATTCCCCTCCACCTGCAACCGGCCTATGGCTTCCTGGAGATCCCTGCCGGACGATTCCCTGTTGCCGAGGCCGCTGCCAATCAAGTGCTCTCCCTGCCCCTCTATCCCGAGATGAGGGAGTCACAGCAGGATCGCGTGGCAGAAACATTGATCTCTCTCATCTCCTGA